A section of the Microbulbifer pacificus genome encodes:
- a CDS encoding DUF411 domain-containing protein, translating into MKRNVFLGSLAIAVLMTLTACAKADHDHATDDDNGQAATVSAPAASASALTTYKSAACGCCKLWVEHAGKHGFDVDAQNVDDLNAVKEKYRIAPEFQSCHTSVSPSGYVFEGHVPAKLIRQFLQNPPAGARGLAVPAMPLGSPGMEVGDRFTPYKVLLLHNDGSTSVYASIDHLEHQH; encoded by the coding sequence ATGAAACGGAATGTCTTTCTCGGCAGCCTCGCGATTGCCGTACTGATGACCCTGACCGCCTGTGCCAAGGCCGATCACGACCACGCGACTGACGACGATAACGGCCAGGCGGCGACGGTAAGCGCTCCGGCAGCGAGCGCCTCTGCCCTGACCACTTACAAGAGTGCCGCCTGCGGCTGCTGCAAACTGTGGGTTGAGCACGCCGGCAAACACGGTTTCGACGTCGACGCCCAGAATGTCGACGACCTGAATGCGGTGAAGGAAAAGTACCGCATAGCCCCTGAGTTCCAGTCCTGCCACACCAGCGTGTCGCCGAGCGGCTATGTTTTCGAGGGACACGTCCCGGCAAAACTGATCCGCCAGTTCCTGCAGAACCCGCCTGCCGGCGCGCGCGGCCTCGCGGTACCTGCAATGCCTCTCGGCAGCCCGGGAATGGAAGTCGGCGACCGCTTCACCCCGTACAAAGTGCTGCTGCTGCACAACGACGGCAGCACCTCCGTCTATGCCAGCATCGATCATTTAGAACATCAGCACTGA
- a CDS encoding copper resistance system multicopper oxidase: MNKSRGPQSSFAPVMPQLSRRRFVTGMAAGAAMLGMPVGASAAAPRVSAAPQTLRGNQFDLHVNYLPVNFTGRERTAVATNGSVPGPILRWKEGDTVTLNVTNHLAHDTSIHWHGIILPTGMDGVPGLSFNGIRPGETFRYQFEVNQSGTYWYHSHSDFQEQIGHYGAIVIDPAEPDPISCDRDYVVLLSDWSDDSPQDIYAKLKKEGHYFNRRRRTAGDLWQEIRQKGVAQTWRDREMWNEMRMSDRDISDVTGYTYTYLMNGQTPDANWMAQFKRGEKVRLRFINGSAMSIFDIRIPGLKMTVVASDGQNIEPVSVDEFRIGVAETYDVIVEPADDRAYTLFAQTIDRSGFARGTLTPHPDLRAEVPAMDYAPVLTHRDMGMDHSGHNMGGMSGMDHSGHDMGGMSDMDHSGHDMGGTGGVDHSGHDMGNMGGMDHSQHAGHKIPGKTTGLGRAGYGSNAPVRHYASEYGPGVDMRAEMPANGLHDPGIGLRDHQTRYGRRVLTYADIRNLTPTIDRREPEREIQLHLTGNMERYMWSMDGIKFSDAEPLMLKYGERVRVTLVNDTMMTHPIHLHGMWSELETGDPQYIPRKHTILVQPGSTISYLVTADAYGRWAYHCHLLYHMPGMFREVRVV; this comes from the coding sequence ATGAATAAGTCCCGAGGACCCCAGAGTTCCTTTGCGCCGGTGATGCCACAACTGTCTCGCCGGCGCTTTGTCACCGGCATGGCCGCCGGCGCAGCAATGCTGGGCATGCCGGTAGGCGCCAGTGCTGCAGCACCGCGCGTTAGTGCCGCACCGCAGACCCTGCGCGGCAACCAGTTCGACCTGCACGTGAATTACCTTCCGGTGAACTTCACCGGCCGCGAGCGCACGGCGGTGGCTACCAACGGCTCGGTGCCAGGACCGATCCTGCGCTGGAAGGAAGGCGACACCGTCACCCTGAATGTCACCAACCACCTGGCCCACGACACCTCTATCCACTGGCACGGCATCATCCTGCCGACAGGTATGGACGGCGTGCCCGGGCTCAGCTTCAACGGCATCCGCCCGGGAGAGACTTTCCGCTACCAGTTTGAGGTCAATCAGAGCGGCACCTACTGGTACCACAGCCACTCGGACTTCCAAGAACAGATCGGCCACTACGGCGCCATCGTAATCGACCCCGCAGAGCCGGACCCTATCTCCTGCGATCGCGATTACGTGGTACTGCTCTCTGACTGGAGCGACGACTCGCCCCAGGACATTTACGCCAAGTTGAAAAAAGAAGGCCATTACTTCAATCGCCGCCGCCGCACTGCCGGCGACCTGTGGCAGGAGATCCGCCAGAAAGGCGTGGCCCAGACCTGGCGCGACCGCGAGATGTGGAACGAGATGCGCATGTCCGACCGCGACATTTCCGACGTCACCGGCTACACCTACACCTACCTGATGAATGGCCAGACCCCGGACGCCAACTGGATGGCGCAATTCAAACGGGGCGAAAAAGTGCGCCTGCGCTTTATCAATGGCTCTGCCATGTCCATTTTCGATATCCGCATCCCCGGCCTGAAGATGACGGTGGTGGCGAGCGACGGCCAGAACATCGAGCCGGTGAGCGTGGATGAATTCCGCATCGGTGTTGCCGAGACCTACGACGTCATCGTCGAGCCGGCGGATGACCGCGCCTACACCCTGTTTGCCCAGACCATCGACCGCAGCGGCTTTGCCCGCGGCACCCTGACCCCGCACCCGGACCTGCGTGCGGAAGTGCCTGCCATGGATTACGCCCCGGTGCTCACCCACCGCGATATGGGCATGGACCACAGCGGCCACAACATGGGCGGTATGAGTGGCATGGACCACAGCGGCCACGATATGGGCGGTATGAGTGACATGGACCACAGCGGCCACGACATGGGCGGCACGGGTGGCGTGGATCACAGCGGTCACGATATGGGCAACATGGGCGGCATGGACCATAGCCAGCATGCCGGCCACAAAATTCCCGGAAAAACGACCGGACTCGGCCGCGCCGGCTATGGCAGCAACGCCCCGGTGCGACATTACGCCAGCGAGTATGGACCCGGTGTCGATATGCGCGCGGAAATGCCCGCCAACGGCCTGCACGATCCGGGCATTGGACTGCGTGATCACCAGACGCGCTACGGTCGCCGTGTACTCACCTATGCAGATATCCGCAATCTCACTCCCACCATCGACCGGCGCGAACCGGAGCGGGAAATCCAGCTGCACCTTACCGGCAACATGGAGCGCTACATGTGGTCCATGGACGGCATCAAGTTCAGCGATGCCGAGCCCCTGATGCTGAAATACGGCGAGCGCGTGCGCGTCACCCTGGTCAACGACACCATGATGACCCACCCGATCCACCTGCACGGCATGTGGAGTGAACTGGAAACCGGTGACCCGCAGTACATCCCGCGCAAGCACACCATCCTGGTACAGCCCGGCTCCACCATCAGTTATCTGGTGACGGCGGATGCCTATGGCCGCTGGGCCTATCACTGTCACCTGCTGTACCACATGCCCGGCATGTTCCGCGAAGTGCGCGTGGTTTGA
- a CDS encoding copper resistance protein B → MKQKLLYCAMLLPILATPLTFAQEHEEHPEEHQEDQQGEQMDHSGHDMSGMGEMDHSGHDMSGTGEMDHSGHDMSGTGEMDHSGHDMSGMYGMDHSLHNAPNQPDHVMDHEVLLTKVTIDQLEAREHEGSALKGNLWFGSDFNKLWLKTEVEREDGETSNSELQALYSRAVAPYWDLKVGVRHDFILEYGDSKNWAAIGFNGLAPYFFEVDSTLFLGEDGDSALRLEAEYELLFTQQWILSPEIEMNFYGQNDRDTHTGSGLSDIEAGLRLRYEFTPQFAPYVGVHYEKKFGNTADFLRDAGESSGETTWVIGLHAWF, encoded by the coding sequence ATGAAACAGAAATTACTCTACTGCGCCATGCTGCTGCCGATACTGGCGACCCCGCTGACCTTTGCCCAGGAACACGAAGAACATCCTGAAGAACACCAGGAGGATCAACAGGGCGAGCAGATGGACCATAGCGGCCACGACATGTCTGGCATGGGCGAGATGGATCACAGTGGCCACGACATGTCCGGCACGGGGGAGATGGATCATAGCGGCCACGACATGTCCGGCACGGGCGAGATGGATCACAGCGGCCACGATATGTCCGGCATGTATGGAATGGACCACAGCCTGCACAACGCGCCCAACCAGCCCGACCACGTGATGGATCACGAGGTACTGCTGACCAAGGTCACCATCGACCAACTGGAAGCGCGCGAGCATGAAGGCAGTGCGCTCAAGGGCAACCTGTGGTTTGGCAGCGACTTCAACAAGCTGTGGCTGAAGACCGAAGTCGAGCGTGAGGACGGTGAGACGAGCAACTCGGAACTGCAGGCACTCTACAGCCGCGCCGTTGCTCCCTACTGGGATTTAAAGGTGGGGGTACGCCACGATTTCATACTGGAATACGGCGACAGCAAGAACTGGGCGGCCATCGGCTTCAACGGCCTTGCGCCCTATTTCTTCGAAGTGGATTCGACGCTGTTTCTCGGTGAAGACGGTGACAGTGCCCTGCGCCTGGAAGCGGAGTACGAACTGCTGTTCACCCAGCAGTGGATCCTGAGCCCGGAAATTGAAATGAATTTCTACGGCCAGAACGATCGCGACACCCACACCGGTTCCGGGCTATCCGATATCGAAGCCGGCCTGCGGTTGCGCTACGAGTTCACCCCGCAGTTTGCACCTTATGTCGGTGTCCACTACGAAAAGAAATTCGGCAACACCGCCGACTTCCTGCGTGACGCGGGGGAGTCCAGCGGCGAGACCACCTGGGTGATCGGATTGCACGCCTGGTTCTGA
- a CDS encoding alpha/beta hydrolase family protein, which yields MRMLKRFTLAVVVLLVGGWLLYISAFKPAPLTLPEAKLMPKDADVSAIYGFAPGPHEAKVIPEMTLSTGDGPLTLTAFYPATEGSFPLVVFSHGNFSNRRAYDRIILHWVSHGYVVLAPDHMDAGGLLNGIVAMTRYGKDGVMQQRPRDLINILDGLDSLAAQSAELDRRIDRNRVASAGHSFGAFTAQMLGGADAAVPGTDTRLRDLDTRIQAVVAFSPPGPMFDMVDQQSWQNMKVPQLVTTGTWDVEARFFRDWRLHAMSYERGVKGLNSLLLTEGTDHYFGNLICRLEREVAPQSDALMMANAVSLAFLDTQLKGNKQARAFMASDALGTVTEGFALVSQR from the coding sequence ATGAGAATGCTCAAACGATTTACCCTGGCGGTTGTTGTGCTGCTCGTCGGCGGCTGGTTGCTTTATATTTCGGCGTTCAAACCTGCTCCCCTGACGTTGCCAGAGGCCAAGTTGATGCCGAAAGATGCGGATGTATCGGCCATCTATGGTTTCGCCCCCGGGCCCCATGAGGCGAAGGTTATTCCGGAAATGACACTCTCCACCGGGGACGGGCCTTTGACCCTGACGGCTTTCTATCCCGCAACCGAGGGCAGTTTTCCGTTGGTGGTGTTTTCCCACGGTAATTTTTCCAATCGGCGCGCCTACGACCGCATCATTCTCCACTGGGTCAGCCACGGCTATGTCGTACTGGCCCCCGATCATATGGATGCTGGCGGCCTGCTGAATGGAATTGTGGCGATGACCCGCTATGGCAAGGATGGGGTGATGCAGCAGCGCCCCCGGGATCTGATCAATATTCTCGACGGCCTCGATTCCCTTGCGGCTCAATCTGCAGAATTGGACCGGCGTATTGATCGCAACCGGGTGGCCTCTGCCGGCCACAGCTTTGGGGCATTTACCGCGCAGATGCTCGGCGGTGCCGACGCTGCGGTTCCCGGAACAGACACGCGCCTACGAGACCTGGATACGCGTATACAGGCGGTGGTGGCCTTCAGCCCGCCTGGGCCCATGTTCGATATGGTGGATCAGCAGAGCTGGCAAAACATGAAAGTTCCGCAGCTAGTAACCACGGGTACCTGGGATGTGGAAGCGCGCTTTTTCCGTGACTGGCGACTGCACGCGATGAGTTACGAGCGCGGGGTAAAAGGTTTGAACAGTCTGCTGTTGACCGAGGGGACCGACCATTATTTCGGTAATTTGATTTGTCGGCTGGAGCGGGAGGTGGCACCGCAGTCGGATGCGCTGATGATGGCCAATGCCGTCAGCCTGGCCTTTCTTGATACGCAATTGAAGGGAAATAAGCAGGCAAGGGCCTTCATGGCCTCGGATGCACTGGGTACCGTTACCGAGGGTTTTGCACTGGTATCCCAGCGTTAG